A genome region from Arachis duranensis cultivar V14167 chromosome 8, aradu.V14167.gnm2.J7QH, whole genome shotgun sequence includes the following:
- the LOC107462388 gene encoding uncharacterized protein LOC107462388 isoform X4: protein MLVGHGSKFRALLGYQDSDSNNIKDEPLGEEGSRLSQEDSASLHSLDSNVSQGSSLSQQEDSTCDHPPPESKSTMTEGSSSSPRGYKYDVYLSFRGADTRITFIDFLYHRLMAEGILAFKDDVNLSRGESLSSQLLQAIKDSRISIVVFSRGYASSTRCLDDLVAIVDCHKEMKQELLPVFYDVDPRDVRYQSGAYEDAFDLHREKFKEEPDKIYKWKSAMTYLANLSGFALRDPAEAEGIERIVEAVRDTLVYKFQSSRSTHKNPESTERRPSLQEFNKYDVFLSLRRTHTPYTFIDYLYHYLTKKGFSTFTSEEETERGDSIPSQDLQVIKDSRILIVVFTRDYADSTCSLEEMATIVDCHRELNQTVIPVFCGVDRRDVQRQTGPYEKAFVSYTKEFKQDPLKVQKWREALKYMTNLQDISLKDWSEIEAIGNIIQIVERLCPKFSRLSSHSPVGIQSSLAMLEKLLKLEDDCVLVLGVWGMGGSGKTTHALALYDRIVQEFEGACFIEDVSQVYRFGGATALQKQVLCQFLNEELSDMYSPFEMSGFLRRRLYGKKILIVLENVDVPRQLESLAINRNMLGNGSRIIITTRDRHILTAYGVDEIYEIPLLNEDEARELFLSACPDVTNDEGYTELIPRVLEYAGGLPLAIRVLASFLRYRNVTFWEDTLNRSRRVPSFEIIKILQISFNGLDQEEKEIFLHIACFFHGKKLDFVKEVLNCCGYFAGIGIHALIDKSLIKNEEEEIHMHDLLQEMGKEIVRQECLGNPASWSRLWRYEDFSFTLKSKNEASEVKAIVLCEDISISKHEDLNIEGLSKMTNLKMLILFHEHFSGKLTSLPNKLRYLLWDGYPFSSLPSFEPYNSLVQLNLPNSRIKRLWHGRQIFPSLERVDLSYSKELMETPNFEGSPSLKRLDFTGCTNLVRVDSSIGLLKELAYLSFRNCCRLVILDLDVGCNYDCKKPETKPDFTGVGLPNLEHLDLGECTSLSTVHYSIGTLKLKFLNLQGCINLVEKPDFSVFLRDEPENEVIDHSQVGIRSNLAVQENPGSSQRLSQEYSASDHAPQKSKSIMTEGSSSSPRAYKYNVHLSFRGDDTCKHFARHLSYRLTEEGILAFKDDVHLDRGESISSEPLQAIKDSRISIVVFSKGYASSTSCLDELVAIVDCHKEEKQELLPIFYDVDPYDVRNQSGPYEDAFDSNRERFKEEPDKIYKWESAMMYLSNISSLILRDRAETEAEGIERIVEAVWDTLVYKFQISRSTDENPGSSQRLQEFYKYDVFLSLTRTRTPYTFIDKLCQYLTEEGFSTFKSDVGSERGESIFSESLLRQAIKNSRILVVVFTSDYADSTICLEELATIVDCHRDLNQTVIPVFCDVHPRDVRRQTGPYEKAFGSYTKEFKQDPHKVQKWREALKYMTNLQRVSLKDGPEIEAIGNIIQTVERLCPKFSRLSSDSPVGIQSSLAVLEKLLKLEDDCVLVLGVWGMGGSGKTTHALALYDRIVQEFEGACFIEGVSHVYKVGGATALQKQILCQVFNEELSDMYSPFEMSGFLRRRLYGKKILIVLDNVDVPRQLELLAINRNMLGNGSRIIITTRDRQILTAYGADAIYEIDLLNDDEACELFLSACSDVTDYEGYTELIPRVLNYADGHPLAIRVLASFLRSRSVTVWEDTLNRLRRVPYFQIIKILQISFDGLHQEEKEIFLHIACFFHGKKLDFVIEVLNCCGFFAGFGIQVLMHKSLIMKNEVEEIRVHDLLQEMGKNIVREECLENPASRSRLWRYEDFSFTLKSTNEASKVKAIVLYEDTSISKHEDLNIEGLSKMTNLELLILYNQHFSGKLTSLPNKLRYLLWDGYPFSSLPSFEPYNRLVQLNLPNSRIKRLWNGSQVFRSLERVDLSYSKFLRETPNFEGSPRLKRLDFTGCRELMEVHPSIGHLKELAYLSFRDCYMLVTLNLDHKCKLSSLKVLDLYSCRHLKKTPDFTGIPNLEHIDLGKCEGLSTVHHSIGNLEKLKFLNVPADIDLPELGGVRIIRTP, encoded by the exons ATGCTAGTTGGTCATGGAAG CAAGTTCCGGGCTCTGCTGGGTTACCAAGattcagattccaacaacatcaaagATGAACCGTTGGGCGAGGAAGGCAGCAGGTTGAGCCAGGAAGATTCGGCTTCTCTTCATTCTCTGGATTCAAATGTCAGCCAAGGCAGCTCCCTGAGCCAGCAGGAAGATTCAACTTGCGATCATCCTCCTCCGGAGTCAAAGTCAACTATGACCGAGGGGAGTTCGTCTTCTCCGCGAGGTTATAAATATGATGTGTATCTGAGTTTCAGAGGTGCTGATACCCGCATAACTTTCATTGATTTTCTTTACCATCGTCTCATGGCAGAAGGTATCTTAGCCTTCAAAGACGATGTGAATTTAAGCAGAGGAGAAAGCCTTTCATCACAGCTCCTGCAAGCAATTAAAGATTCACGGATTTCTATCGTTGTGTTCTCAAGAGGTTATGCTAGCTCAACTCGGTGTTTGGACGATCTGGTTGCTATAGTTGATTGTCACAAAGAGATGAAGCAGGAACTTCTCCCAGTTTTCTATGATGTAGATCCACGCGATGTTCGATATCAAAGTGGGGCATACGAGGATGCGTTTGATTTACATagggagaaattcaaagaagagcCTGACAAGATCTACAAATGGAAGAGTGCTATGACGTATTTGGCCAATTTAAGTGGTTTTGCTTTAAGAGATCC CGCTGAAGCCGAAGGGATTGAAAGAATAGTTGAGGCTGTGCGGGACACACTGGTTTATAAATTCCAAAGTTCAAGATCTACTCATAAAAATCCAGAATCCACTGAAAGAAGACCATCATTGCAGGAATTCAACAAATATGACGTGTTTCTCAGTCTCAGACGCACTCACACTCCCTACACATTTATTGACTACCTTTACCATTATCTTACCAAGAAAGGATTTTCCACCTTCACGAGTGAAGAGGAGACTGAGAGAGGAGACTCCATTCCTTCACAGGACCTCCAAGTAATTAAAGATTCCAGGATTCTTATAGTTGTCTTCACAAGAGATTATGCTGACTCAACTTGCTCTTTGGAGGAAATGGCTACCATAGTTGACTGTCACCGGGAACTAAATCAAACTGTCATCCCAGTTTTCTGTGGTGTGGATCGTAGGGATGTTCAAAGACAAACCGGCCCTTATGAGAAAGCGTTTGTTTCATATACGAAGGAATTCAAACAAGATCCCCTTAAGGTTCAAAAGTGGAGGGAAGCTTTGAAGTACATGACTAATCTACAAGATATAAGTCTAAAAGATTG GTCAGAGATTGAAGCGATTGGAAATATCATTCAGATAGTGGAACGATTATGCCCTAAATTCTCAAGGCTTAGTAGCCACAGTCCAGTTGGTATACAATCCAGTTTAGCCATGCTAGAAAAGCTTTTGAAATTAGAGGATGATTGTGTTTTAGTTCTCGGAGTTTGGGGCATGGGTGGATCTGGAAAGACAACCCATGCTTTAGCTTTGTATGACAGAATCGTTCAGGAATTTGAGGGTGCTTGTTTTATTGAGGACGTAAGCCAGGTTTACAGATTTGGTGGTGCTACTGCTTTGCAGAAACAAGTCCTCTGTCAATTTTTAAACGAAGAACTTTCAGATATGTACAGTCCTTTTGAAATGTCTGGCTTCTTAAGAAGAAGGCTTTATGGGAAAAAGATCCTTATAGTCCTTGAGAATGTTGATGTGCCAAGGCAGTTGGAGTCATTGGCTATAAATCGTAACATGCTTGGGAACGGAAGTAGGATTATCATAACCACCAGGGATAGACATATTTTGACTGCATATGGAGTAGATGAAATTTACGAGATTCCATTATTGAATGAAGATGAAGCTCGTGAACTGTTCCTGAGTGCTTGTCCCGATGTTACCAATGATGAGGGCTATACTGAGTTGATTCCCAGAGTACTAGAATATGCTGGTGGTCTTCCGTTGGCAATCAGAGTACTAGCTTCTTTTTTGCGATACCGTAATGTAACCTTCTGGGAAGATACCTTGAATAGATCGAGAAGAGTGCCATCTTTTGAAATTATAAAGATTCTTCAAATAAGTTTCAATGGATTAGaccaagaagagaaagaaatctTTTTGCACATTGCTTGTTTCTTTCATGGGAAGAAGCTAGATTTTGTAAAGGAAGTTCTAAATTGTTGTGGATATTTTGCTGGAATTGGGATTCACGCTTTGATAGACAAATCACTCATAAAAaatgaggaagaggaaattcatATGCATGATCTATTGCAAGAAATGGGAAAGGAAATTGTCCGTCAAGAATGTCTTGGAAATCCAGCATCGTGGAGTAGATTGTGGCGTTACGAGGACTTTAGCTTTACCTTGAAGTCAAAGAAT GAAGCAAGCGAAGTTAAAGCCATAGTTCTATGTGAGGATATCTCCATCTCCAAACATGAAGATCTGAACATCGAAGGGTTGTCAAAAATGACAAATCTTAAAATGCTCATATTATTTCATGAGCATTTCTCAGGAAAGCttacttctcttcccaacaaATTACGGTATCTTTTGTGGGATGGATATCCTTTCTCTTCTTTGCCTTCATTTGAACCGTACAACAGTCTTGTTCAGTTGAATTTGCCTAACAGCCGCATCAAAAGGCTTTGGCATGGCCGCCAG ATCTTCCCAAGTTTGGAAAGGGTGGATTTGAGTTACTCAAAAGAGCTCATGGAGACGCCAAATTTTGAAGGGAGCCCAAGTCTTAAGCGGCTAGATTTCACAGGATGCACAAATCTAGTGCGAGTGGATTCATCTATTGGACTTCTTAAAGAACTTGCTTACTTGAGTTTCCGTAACTGTTGTAGATTGGTCATCCTCGATCTTGATGTTGGATGTAACTACGATTGCAAAAAACCGGAAACCAAGCCAGATTTTACAGGAGTAGGACTACCGAATCTTGAGCACCTTGATCTCGGAGAATGTACAAGTTTATCCACTGTTCATTATTCTATTGGGACTCTTAAGCTTAAGTTCTTAAATTTGCAAGGCTGCATAAATCTTGTTGAAAAACCTGATTTCAGTGTGTTTCTAAGAGATGA GCCAGAGAATGAAGTGATTGACCATAGTCAAGTTGGGATACGATCCAATTTAGCCGTGCAAGAAAATCCAGGATCGTCTCAAAGATTGAGCCAGGAATATTCAGCTTCCGATCATGCTCCTCAGAAGTCAAAGTCAATTATGACCGAGGGGAGTTCGTCTTCTCCACGGGCTTATAAATATAATGTGCATCTGAGTTTCAGAGGTGATGATACATGCAAACATTTTGCTCGTCATCTTTCCTATCGCCTCACGGAAGAAGGTATTTTGGCCTTCAAAGACGATGTGCATTTAGACAGAGGAGAAAGCATTTCATCAGAACCCCTGCAAGCAATTAAAGATTCACGGATTTCTATCGTTGTGTTCTCAAAAGGTTATGCTAGCTCAACTTCGTGTTTGGACGAACTGGTTGCTATAGTTGATTGTCACAAAGAGGAGAAACAAGAACTTCTCCCAATTTTCTATGATGTGGATCCATATGATGTTCGAAATCAAAGTGGGCCATACGAGGATGCCTTTGATTCGAATAgggagagattcaaagaagagCCTGACAAGATCTACAAATGGGAGAGTGCTATGATGTATTTGTCCAATATTAGTAGTTTGATTTTAAGAGATCG GGCAGAAACAGAAGCCGAAGGGATTGAAAGAATAGTTGAGGCGGTGTGGGACACGCTGGTTTATAAATTCCAAATTTCAAGGTCTACTGATGAAAATCCAGGATCCTCTCAAAGATTGCAGGAATTCTACAAATATGACGTGTTTCTCAGTCTCACACGCACCCGCACTCCCTACACTTTTATTGACAAACTTTGCCAGTATCTCACCGAGGAAGGATTTTCCACCTTCAAGAGTGACGTGGGGTCTGAGAGAGGCGAATCCATTTTCTCAGAGTCACTGCTCCGGCAAGCAATTAAAAATTCGCGGATTCTTGTCGTTGTCTTCACCAGTGACTATGCTGACTCCACAATCTGTTTGGAGGAACTGGCTACTATAGTTGATTGTCACCGGGATCTAAATCAAACTGTCATCCCAGTTTTCTGTGATGTGCATCCTAGGGATGTTCGAAGACAAACCGGCCCTTATGAGAAAGCGTTTGGTTCATATACAAAGGAATTCAAACAAGATCCCCATAAGGTTCAAAAGTGGAGGGAAGCTTTGAAGTACATGACTAATCTACAACGTGTGAGTCTAAAAGATGG GCCAGAGATTGAAGCGATTGGAAATATCATTCAGACAGTGGAACGATTATGCCCTAAATTCTCGAGGCTTAGTAGCGACAGTCCAGTTGGTATACAATCCAGTTTAGCCGTGCTAGAAAAGCTTTTGAAATTAGAGGATGATTGTGTTTTAGTGCTCGGAGTTTGGGGCATGGGTGGATCTGGAAAGACAACCCATGCTTTAGCTTTGTATGACAGAATCGTTCAGGAATTTGAGGGTGCTTGTTTTATTGAGGGCGTAAGCCACGTTTACAAAGTTGGTGGTGCTACTGCTTTGCAGAAACAAATCCTCTGTCAAGTTTTTAACGAAGAACTTTCAGACATGTACAGTCCTTTTGAAATGTCTGGCTTCTTAAGAAGAAGGCTTTATGGGAAAAAGATCCTTATAGTCCTTGACAATGTTGATGTGCCAAGGCAGTTGGAGTTATTGGCTATAAATCGTAACATGCTTGGGAACGGAAGTAGGATTATTATAACCACCAGGGATAGACAGATTTTGACTGCATACGGAGCAGATGCAATTTACGAGATTGACCTATTGAATGATGATGAAGCTTGTGAACTGTTCCTGAGTGCTTGTTCTGATGTTACCGATTATGAGGGCTATACTGAGTTGATTCCCAGAGTACTGAACTATGCTGATGGTCATCCGTTGGCAATCAGAGTACTAGCTTCTTTTTTGCGATCCCGTAGTGTAACCGTCTGGGAAGATACCTTGAATAGATTGAGAAGAGTGccatattttcaaattataaagaTTCTTCAAATAAGTTTTGATGGATTACaccaagaagagaaagaaatctTTTTGCACATTGCTTGTTTCTTTCATGGGAAGAAGCTAGATTTTGTAATCGAAGTTCTAAATTGTTGTGGATTTTTCGCTGGATTTGGGATTCAAGTTTTGATGCATAAATCACTCATTATGAAAAATGAGGTGGAGGAAATTCGTGTGCATGATTTATTGCAAGAAATGGGAAAGAATATTGTTCGTGAAGAATGTCTAGAAAATCCAGCATCGCGGAGTAGATTGTGGCGTTACGAGGACTTTAGCTTTACCTTGAAGTCAACGAAT GAAGCAAGCAAAGTTAAAGCCATAGTTCTATATGAGGATACCTCCATCTCCAAACATGAAGATCTGAACATCGAAGGATTGTCAAAAATGACAAATCTTGAACTGCTCATATTATATAATCAGCATTTTTCGGGAAAGCttacttctcttcccaacaaATTACGGTATCTTTTGTGGGACGGATATCCTTTCTCTTCTTTGCCTTCATTTGAACCATATAACCGTCTTGTTCAATTGAATTTGCCTAACAGCCGCATCAAACGGCTATGGAATGGCAGTCAG GTATTTCGAAGTTTGGAAAGGGTGGATTTGAGTTACTCAAAATTCCTCAGGGAGACACCAAATTTTGAAGGGAGCCCAAGACTTAAGCGTCTAGATTTCACAGGATGCAGAGAGCTAATGGAAGTCCATCCATCTATCGGACATCTTAAAGAACTTGCTTACCTGAGTTTCCGTGACTGTTATATGTTGGTCACCCTCAATCTTGATCATAAATGCAAATTAAGTTCTTTGAAGGTTCTTGACCTCTATAGTTGCAGACATCTTAAGAAAACACCAGATTTTACAGGAATACCCAATCTTGAGCACATTGATCTTGGAAAATGTGAAGGTTTATCCACTGTTCATCATTCTATTGGGAATCTTGAAAAGCTTAAGTTCTTAAATGTGCCAGCCGACATAGATCTTCCTGAGTTAGGTGGTGTCAGAATTATTCGAACTCCATAA